A window of Zonotrichia leucophrys gambelii isolate GWCS_2022_RI chromosome 11, RI_Zleu_2.0, whole genome shotgun sequence contains these coding sequences:
- the IRX6 gene encoding iroquois-class homeodomain protein IRX-6, translating to MSFSQFGYPYSTTSQVSYERFLSPRIPLAPLRPGSAEGARAAGTALRGLGASLAFLRNRAVPIPPSFLHVTRRRPAFSSPQFFVPASPSTTCCEAAPRSGPDASSAPAAASLCCAPYESRLLAPGRAELNAALGMYSAPYAAGQGYGNYLPYGAEPAALYTALNPQYEIKDGAGTLHSGIAQPATYYSYDHSLGQYQYDRYGTVDFGGSARRKNATRETTSTLKTWLYEHRKNPYPTKGEKIMLAIITKMTLTQVSTWFANARRRLKKENKMTWSPKNKAGEERKEGTPREEDEYSAEGEGREQKSYKEDKDLRFSDLEEEEEEEEEEAGKPEKGRTSSLQEAPSLGAALPEAPRSDCSLPGPFHAFPCAKAPAADFAPASLAGPPPPYAPAEKPRIWSLARTAGARAARRGSPEGRGAEGGGGAAGEQPLPAKAFRSSAFSLQPLPRSCASHRGLGEPCQFAAAGEGFGRGAKGGPGGTELGGTCLDRLRTAFRPVLRR from the exons ATGTCCTTCTCTCAGTTCGGATACCCCTACAGCACCACTTCACAGGTAAG CTACGAGCGCTTCCTGAGCCCGCGCATCCCCCTCGCACCGCTGCGCCCGGGCAGCGCGGAGGGTGCGCGGGCAGCGGGAACCGCGCTCCGCGGGCTCGGGGCTTCGCTCGCGTTTCTGCGGAACCGGGCTGTGCCgattcctccctccttcctccacG TCACTCGGCGCCGTCCCGCTTTCTCCTCTCCGCAGTTCTTCGTGCCCGCCAGCCCCAGCACGACCTGCTGCGAGGCCGCCCCCCGCTCCGGCCCGGATGCCTCCTCGGCGCCGGCCGCCGCCTCGCTGTGCTGCGCCCCGTACGAGAGCCGGCTGCTGGCGCCCGGCCGCGCCGAGCTCAATGCGGCGCTGGGCATGTACAGCGCCCCGTACGCCGCCGGCCAGGGCTACGGCAACTACCTGCCCTACGGCGCCGAGCCCGCCGCGCTCTACACCGCGCTG AACCCCCAGTATGAAATCAAAGACGGCGCCGGCACGTTGCACTCGGGAATCGCGCAGCCCGCTACCTACTACTCCTACGATCATTCCTTGGGGCAGTACCAGTACGACAG GTACGGGACGGTGGATTTCGGTGGTTCAGCCAGACGCAAAAATGCAACGCGAGAGACGACGAGTACTCTCAAGACCTGGCTGTACGAGCACCGCAAAAACCCCTACCCCAccaaaggagagaaaatcatGCTGGCTATCATCACTAAAATGACCCTGACGCAAGTGTCCACTTGGTTTGCTAACGCCAGACGGAGgcttaagaaagaaaacaaaatgaccTGGTCTCCCAAGAACAAAGCcggggaagagaggaaagaaggaacCCCGAGGGAAGAGGATGAATACAGTGCGGAGGGTGAAGGCAGAG agcagaagagcTACAAGGAGGACAAGGACCTGCGGTTCAGCgacctggaggaggaggaagaggaggaggaggaggaggcggggAAGCCGGAGAAGGGCCGgaccagctccctgcaggaagcGCCCAGCCTGGGCGCGGCGCTGCCCGAGGCTCCGCGGAGCGACTGCAGCCTGCCCGGCCCCTTCCACGCCTTTCCTTGTGCCAAGGCCCCCGCCGCGGACTTCGCCCCCGCCTCCTTGGCCGGCCCGCCGCCGCCCTACGCGCCCGCGGAGAAGCCGCGCATCTGGTCTTTGGCGCGCACGGCCGGGGCCAGAGCGGCGCGCAGGGGCAGCCCCGAGGGCCGCGGCGCGGAgggaggcggcggcgcggcgggagagcagcccctgcccgccAAGGCCTTCCGGAGCTCCGCTTTCAGCCTGCAGCCGCTCCCGCGGAGCTGCGCGTCCCACCGCGGCCTGGGGGAGCCGTGCCAGTTCGCGGCGGCGGGCGAAG GCTTCGGGCGGGGCGCCAAGGGCGGCCCGGGAGGCACCGAGCTGGGTGGGACGTGCCTGGACAGGCTGCGGACGGCGTTCCGGCCCGTGCTGCGGAGGTGA